A part of Heliangelus exortis chromosome 3, bHelExo1.hap1, whole genome shotgun sequence genomic DNA contains:
- the KHK gene encoding ketohexokinase isoform X1 yields the protein MAAGAARRDPGSGGERRILCVGLVCLDIISVVEAYPPEDSDTRCLSQRWQRGGNASNSCTVLALLGAPVSFMGSLAPGHAADFVLSDLRRYGVDARHAVRQHDGSLPASVVIASARRGTRTILHAHGWVRVPLTPALCYPLPQSFIVADFRRRGVDVSHVAWQPRGDVPCACCVVSAASGSRTIVLYDTNLPDVTARDFEKVDLSRFKWIHWEARNVAEQVEMIRRVERHNRSRGAGERVRISVEVEKPRQELLELLGLGEVVFISKDLAQHFGYSSAPEALRGLRSRVQPRATMICAWAEAGADAMGPDGEILHSDAFPPETVVDTLGAGDTFNAAVIFALSEGKSLQEALTFGCRIAGKKCGIQGFDGLV from the exons ATGGCGGCGGGGGCGGCGCGGAGGGACCCCGGCTCCGGGGGCGAGCGGCGGATCTTGTGCGTGGGGCTGGTCTGCCTGGACATCATCAGCGTGGTGGAGGCCTACCCGCCCGAGGACTCGGACACCAG GTGCCTGTCACAGCGGTGGCAGCGCGGCGGGAATGCCTCCAACTCCTGCACGGTGCTGGCGCTGCTGGGAGCCCCCGTCTCCTTCATGGGTTCACTGGCCCCCGGCCACGCCGCCGA CTTCGTCCTGTCCGACCTGCGGCGCTACGGGGTGGACGCGCGCCACGCGGTGCGGCAGCACGACGGCAGCCTGCCCGCCTCCGTGGTCATCGCCAGCGCCCGCCGCGGCACCCGCACCATCCTGCACGCCCACGGGTGGGTGCGTGTCCCCCTCACCCCCGCTCTTTGTTACCCCCTTCCCCAAAGTTTCATCGTGGCGGATTTCCGACGCCGCGGCGTGGACGTGTCACACGTGGCTTGGCAGCCCCGCGGGGACGTGCCCTGCGCCTGCTGCGTGGTCAGCGCGGCCAGCGGCTCCCGCACCATCGTGCTCTACGACAC GAACCTGCCAGACGTGACGGCCCGTGACTTCGAGAAGGTTGACCTCTCCCGGTTCAAGTGGATCCACTGGGAG GCCCGGAACGTGGCAGAGCAGGTGGAGATGATCCGGCGGGTGGAACGGCACAACCGTTCCCGCGGGGCGGGCGAGAGGGTCCGCATCTCGGTGGAGGTGGAGAAGCCGcgacaggagctgctggagctgctggggctgggggaagtg GTTTTCATCAGCAAGGACCTGGCCCAGCACTTTGGGTACAGCTCAGCCCCCGAGGCACTGCGGGGGCTGCGCAGCCGTGTCCAGCCCAG GGCCACGATGATCTGCGCTTGGGCCGAGGCTGGTGCTGATGCCATGGGGCCCGATGGGGAGATACTGCACTCGGATGCCTTCCCCCCAGAGACCGTGGTGGACACGCTGGGGGCAGGGGACACCTTCAACGCTGCCGTCATCTTTGCCCTCTCAGAAG GGAAGAGCCTGCAGGAGGCCCTGACCTTCGGCTGCCGGATTGCGGGCAAGAAATGTGGGATCCAGGGCTTCGACGGCCTCGTCTGA
- the KHK gene encoding ketohexokinase isoform X2: MAAGAARRDPGSGGERRILCVGLVCLDIISVVEAYPPEDSDTRCLSQRWQRGGNASNSCTVLALLGAPVSFMGSLAPGHAADFIVADFRRRGVDVSHVAWQPRGDVPCACCVVSAASGSRTIVLYDTNLPDVTARDFEKVDLSRFKWIHWEARNVAEQVEMIRRVERHNRSRGAGERVRISVEVEKPRQELLELLGLGEVVFISKDLAQHFGYSSAPEALRGLRSRVQPRATMICAWAEAGADAMGPDGEILHSDAFPPETVVDTLGAGDTFNAAVIFALSEGKSLQEALTFGCRIAGKKCGIQGFDGLV, from the exons ATGGCGGCGGGGGCGGCGCGGAGGGACCCCGGCTCCGGGGGCGAGCGGCGGATCTTGTGCGTGGGGCTGGTCTGCCTGGACATCATCAGCGTGGTGGAGGCCTACCCGCCCGAGGACTCGGACACCAG GTGCCTGTCACAGCGGTGGCAGCGCGGCGGGAATGCCTCCAACTCCTGCACGGTGCTGGCGCTGCTGGGAGCCCCCGTCTCCTTCATGGGTTCACTGGCCCCCGGCCACGCCGCCGA TTTCATCGTGGCGGATTTCCGACGCCGCGGCGTGGACGTGTCACACGTGGCTTGGCAGCCCCGCGGGGACGTGCCCTGCGCCTGCTGCGTGGTCAGCGCGGCCAGCGGCTCCCGCACCATCGTGCTCTACGACAC GAACCTGCCAGACGTGACGGCCCGTGACTTCGAGAAGGTTGACCTCTCCCGGTTCAAGTGGATCCACTGGGAG GCCCGGAACGTGGCAGAGCAGGTGGAGATGATCCGGCGGGTGGAACGGCACAACCGTTCCCGCGGGGCGGGCGAGAGGGTCCGCATCTCGGTGGAGGTGGAGAAGCCGcgacaggagctgctggagctgctggggctgggggaagtg GTTTTCATCAGCAAGGACCTGGCCCAGCACTTTGGGTACAGCTCAGCCCCCGAGGCACTGCGGGGGCTGCGCAGCCGTGTCCAGCCCAG GGCCACGATGATCTGCGCTTGGGCCGAGGCTGGTGCTGATGCCATGGGGCCCGATGGGGAGATACTGCACTCGGATGCCTTCCCCCCAGAGACCGTGGTGGACACGCTGGGGGCAGGGGACACCTTCAACGCTGCCGTCATCTTTGCCCTCTCAGAAG GGAAGAGCCTGCAGGAGGCCCTGACCTTCGGCTGCCGGATTGCGGGCAAGAAATGTGGGATCCAGGGCTTCGACGGCCTCGTCTGA
- the KHK gene encoding ketohexokinase isoform X6 — protein MAAGAARRDPGSGGERRILCVGLVCLDIISVVEAYPPEDSDTRCLSQRWQRGGNASNSCTVLALLGAPVSFMGSLAPGHAADFVLSDLRRYGVDARHAVRQHDGSLPASVVIASARRGTRTILHAHGNLPDVTARDFEKVDLSRFKWIHWEVFISKDLAQHFGYSSAPEALRGLRSRVQPRATMICAWAEAGADAMGPDGEILHSDAFPPETVVDTLGAGDTFNAAVIFALSEGKSLQEALTFGCRIAGKKCGIQGFDGLV, from the exons ATGGCGGCGGGGGCGGCGCGGAGGGACCCCGGCTCCGGGGGCGAGCGGCGGATCTTGTGCGTGGGGCTGGTCTGCCTGGACATCATCAGCGTGGTGGAGGCCTACCCGCCCGAGGACTCGGACACCAG GTGCCTGTCACAGCGGTGGCAGCGCGGCGGGAATGCCTCCAACTCCTGCACGGTGCTGGCGCTGCTGGGAGCCCCCGTCTCCTTCATGGGTTCACTGGCCCCCGGCCACGCCGCCGA CTTCGTCCTGTCCGACCTGCGGCGCTACGGGGTGGACGCGCGCCACGCGGTGCGGCAGCACGACGGCAGCCTGCCCGCCTCCGTGGTCATCGCCAGCGCCCGCCGCGGCACCCGCACCATCCTGCACGCCCACGG GAACCTGCCAGACGTGACGGCCCGTGACTTCGAGAAGGTTGACCTCTCCCGGTTCAAGTGGATCCACTGGGAG GTTTTCATCAGCAAGGACCTGGCCCAGCACTTTGGGTACAGCTCAGCCCCCGAGGCACTGCGGGGGCTGCGCAGCCGTGTCCAGCCCAG GGCCACGATGATCTGCGCTTGGGCCGAGGCTGGTGCTGATGCCATGGGGCCCGATGGGGAGATACTGCACTCGGATGCCTTCCCCCCAGAGACCGTGGTGGACACGCTGGGGGCAGGGGACACCTTCAACGCTGCCGTCATCTTTGCCCTCTCAGAAG GGAAGAGCCTGCAGGAGGCCCTGACCTTCGGCTGCCGGATTGCGGGCAAGAAATGTGGGATCCAGGGCTTCGACGGCCTCGTCTGA
- the KHK gene encoding ketohexokinase isoform X4 → MAAGAARRDPGSGGERRILCVGLVCLDIISVVEAYPPEDSDTSFIVADFRRRGVDVSHVAWQPRGDVPCACCVVSAASGSRTIVLYDTNLPDVTARDFEKVDLSRFKWIHWEARNVAEQVEMIRRVERHNRSRGAGERVRISVEVEKPRQELLELLGLGEVVFISKDLAQHFGYSSAPEALRGLRSRVQPRATMICAWAEAGADAMGPDGEILHSDAFPPETVVDTLGAGDTFNAAVIFALSEGKSLQEALTFGCRIAGKKCGIQGFDGLV, encoded by the exons ATGGCGGCGGGGGCGGCGCGGAGGGACCCCGGCTCCGGGGGCGAGCGGCGGATCTTGTGCGTGGGGCTGGTCTGCCTGGACATCATCAGCGTGGTGGAGGCCTACCCGCCCGAGGACTCGGACACCAG TTTCATCGTGGCGGATTTCCGACGCCGCGGCGTGGACGTGTCACACGTGGCTTGGCAGCCCCGCGGGGACGTGCCCTGCGCCTGCTGCGTGGTCAGCGCGGCCAGCGGCTCCCGCACCATCGTGCTCTACGACAC GAACCTGCCAGACGTGACGGCCCGTGACTTCGAGAAGGTTGACCTCTCCCGGTTCAAGTGGATCCACTGGGAG GCCCGGAACGTGGCAGAGCAGGTGGAGATGATCCGGCGGGTGGAACGGCACAACCGTTCCCGCGGGGCGGGCGAGAGGGTCCGCATCTCGGTGGAGGTGGAGAAGCCGcgacaggagctgctggagctgctggggctgggggaagtg GTTTTCATCAGCAAGGACCTGGCCCAGCACTTTGGGTACAGCTCAGCCCCCGAGGCACTGCGGGGGCTGCGCAGCCGTGTCCAGCCCAG GGCCACGATGATCTGCGCTTGGGCCGAGGCTGGTGCTGATGCCATGGGGCCCGATGGGGAGATACTGCACTCGGATGCCTTCCCCCCAGAGACCGTGGTGGACACGCTGGGGGCAGGGGACACCTTCAACGCTGCCGTCATCTTTGCCCTCTCAGAAG GGAAGAGCCTGCAGGAGGCCCTGACCTTCGGCTGCCGGATTGCGGGCAAGAAATGTGGGATCCAGGGCTTCGACGGCCTCGTCTGA
- the KHK gene encoding ketohexokinase isoform X3, which produces MAAGAARRDPGSGGERRILCVGLVCLDIISVVEAYPPEDSDTRCLSQRWQRGGNASNSCTVLALLGAPVSFMGSLAPGHAADFVLSDLRRYGVDARHAVRQHDGSLPASVVIASARRGTRTILHAHGNLPDVTARDFEKVDLSRFKWIHWEARNVAEQVEMIRRVERHNRSRGAGERVRISVEVEKPRQELLELLGLGEVVFISKDLAQHFGYSSAPEALRGLRSRVQPRATMICAWAEAGADAMGPDGEILHSDAFPPETVVDTLGAGDTFNAAVIFALSEGKSLQEALTFGCRIAGKKCGIQGFDGLV; this is translated from the exons ATGGCGGCGGGGGCGGCGCGGAGGGACCCCGGCTCCGGGGGCGAGCGGCGGATCTTGTGCGTGGGGCTGGTCTGCCTGGACATCATCAGCGTGGTGGAGGCCTACCCGCCCGAGGACTCGGACACCAG GTGCCTGTCACAGCGGTGGCAGCGCGGCGGGAATGCCTCCAACTCCTGCACGGTGCTGGCGCTGCTGGGAGCCCCCGTCTCCTTCATGGGTTCACTGGCCCCCGGCCACGCCGCCGA CTTCGTCCTGTCCGACCTGCGGCGCTACGGGGTGGACGCGCGCCACGCGGTGCGGCAGCACGACGGCAGCCTGCCCGCCTCCGTGGTCATCGCCAGCGCCCGCCGCGGCACCCGCACCATCCTGCACGCCCACGG GAACCTGCCAGACGTGACGGCCCGTGACTTCGAGAAGGTTGACCTCTCCCGGTTCAAGTGGATCCACTGGGAG GCCCGGAACGTGGCAGAGCAGGTGGAGATGATCCGGCGGGTGGAACGGCACAACCGTTCCCGCGGGGCGGGCGAGAGGGTCCGCATCTCGGTGGAGGTGGAGAAGCCGcgacaggagctgctggagctgctggggctgggggaagtg GTTTTCATCAGCAAGGACCTGGCCCAGCACTTTGGGTACAGCTCAGCCCCCGAGGCACTGCGGGGGCTGCGCAGCCGTGTCCAGCCCAG GGCCACGATGATCTGCGCTTGGGCCGAGGCTGGTGCTGATGCCATGGGGCCCGATGGGGAGATACTGCACTCGGATGCCTTCCCCCCAGAGACCGTGGTGGACACGCTGGGGGCAGGGGACACCTTCAACGCTGCCGTCATCTTTGCCCTCTCAGAAG GGAAGAGCCTGCAGGAGGCCCTGACCTTCGGCTGCCGGATTGCGGGCAAGAAATGTGGGATCCAGGGCTTCGACGGCCTCGTCTGA
- the KHK gene encoding ketohexokinase isoform X5 encodes MAAGAARRDPGSGGERRILCVGLVCLDIISVVEAYPPEDSDTRCLSQRWQRGGNASNSCTVLALLGAPVSFMGSLAPGHAADFIVADFRRRGVDVSHVAWQPRGDVPCACCVVSAASGSRTIVLYDTNLPDVTARDFEKVDLSRFKWIHWEVFISKDLAQHFGYSSAPEALRGLRSRVQPRATMICAWAEAGADAMGPDGEILHSDAFPPETVVDTLGAGDTFNAAVIFALSEGKSLQEALTFGCRIAGKKCGIQGFDGLV; translated from the exons ATGGCGGCGGGGGCGGCGCGGAGGGACCCCGGCTCCGGGGGCGAGCGGCGGATCTTGTGCGTGGGGCTGGTCTGCCTGGACATCATCAGCGTGGTGGAGGCCTACCCGCCCGAGGACTCGGACACCAG GTGCCTGTCACAGCGGTGGCAGCGCGGCGGGAATGCCTCCAACTCCTGCACGGTGCTGGCGCTGCTGGGAGCCCCCGTCTCCTTCATGGGTTCACTGGCCCCCGGCCACGCCGCCGA TTTCATCGTGGCGGATTTCCGACGCCGCGGCGTGGACGTGTCACACGTGGCTTGGCAGCCCCGCGGGGACGTGCCCTGCGCCTGCTGCGTGGTCAGCGCGGCCAGCGGCTCCCGCACCATCGTGCTCTACGACAC GAACCTGCCAGACGTGACGGCCCGTGACTTCGAGAAGGTTGACCTCTCCCGGTTCAAGTGGATCCACTGGGAG GTTTTCATCAGCAAGGACCTGGCCCAGCACTTTGGGTACAGCTCAGCCCCCGAGGCACTGCGGGGGCTGCGCAGCCGTGTCCAGCCCAG GGCCACGATGATCTGCGCTTGGGCCGAGGCTGGTGCTGATGCCATGGGGCCCGATGGGGAGATACTGCACTCGGATGCCTTCCCCCCAGAGACCGTGGTGGACACGCTGGGGGCAGGGGACACCTTCAACGCTGCCGTCATCTTTGCCCTCTCAGAAG GGAAGAGCCTGCAGGAGGCCCTGACCTTCGGCTGCCGGATTGCGGGCAAGAAATGTGGGATCCAGGGCTTCGACGGCCTCGTCTGA
- the KHK gene encoding ketohexokinase isoform X7 produces MPPTPARCWRCWEPPSPSWVHWPPATPPTSSCPTCGATGWTRATRCGSTTAACPPPWSSPAPAAAPAPSCTPTGGNLPDVTARDFEKVDLSRFKWIHWEARNVAEQVEMIRRVERHNRSRGAGERVRISVEVEKPRQELLELLGLGEVVFISKDLAQHFGYSSAPEALRGLRSRVQPRATMICAWAEAGADAMGPDGEILHSDAFPPETVVDTLGAGDTFNAAVIFALSEGKSLQEALTFGCRIAGKKCGIQGFDGLV; encoded by the exons ATGCCTCCAACTCCTGCACGGTGCTGGCGCTGCTGGGAGCCCCCGTCTCCTTCATGGGTTCACTGGCCCCCGGCCACGCCGCCGA CTTCGTCCTGTCCGACCTGCGGCGCTACGGGGTGGACGCGCGCCACGCGGTGCGGCAGCACGACGGCAGCCTGCCCGCCTCCGTGGTCATCGCCAGCGCCCGCCGCGGCACCCGCACCATCCTGCACGCCCACGGGTGG GAACCTGCCAGACGTGACGGCCCGTGACTTCGAGAAGGTTGACCTCTCCCGGTTCAAGTGGATCCACTGGGAG GCCCGGAACGTGGCAGAGCAGGTGGAGATGATCCGGCGGGTGGAACGGCACAACCGTTCCCGCGGGGCGGGCGAGAGGGTCCGCATCTCGGTGGAGGTGGAGAAGCCGcgacaggagctgctggagctgctggggctgggggaagtg GTTTTCATCAGCAAGGACCTGGCCCAGCACTTTGGGTACAGCTCAGCCCCCGAGGCACTGCGGGGGCTGCGCAGCCGTGTCCAGCCCAG GGCCACGATGATCTGCGCTTGGGCCGAGGCTGGTGCTGATGCCATGGGGCCCGATGGGGAGATACTGCACTCGGATGCCTTCCCCCCAGAGACCGTGGTGGACACGCTGGGGGCAGGGGACACCTTCAACGCTGCCGTCATCTTTGCCCTCTCAGAAG GGAAGAGCCTGCAGGAGGCCCTGACCTTCGGCTGCCGGATTGCGGGCAAGAAATGTGGGATCCAGGGCTTCGACGGCCTCGTCTGA
- the CGREF1 gene encoding cell growth regulator with EF hand domain protein 1 isoform X2, whose translation MRNPVVARLLVVLVVAAAAWAAPQAGGHSPKVPLPAMLDPDPDLLSLELLTPTLLQSAVQSLGLPEQDPEAMTREQALLYLFVLHDHDRSGCLDGLELLQLLGTVLAQRDRGQPGAEAVAGLVDRVLERHDLNGDGLLDPPELLLAPGGGQGPLGQPLLQTPKEPVAGAVPRGDAEVPGRDMGVNVLGDDPMVGQADPQDETPQDETMDAEEAPETEAPNAEAIEADEAPEAGAPEGDPGEG comes from the exons ATGAGGAACCCGGTGGTGGCCcggctgctggtggtgctggtggtggccGCGGCAGCGTGGGCAGCCCCCCAAGCCGGGGGGCACAG CCCAAAGGTCCCCCTGCCCGCGATGCTGGACCCTGATCCTGACCTGCTGAGCTTGGAGCTGCTCACACCGAC gctgctccagagcGCGGTGCAGAGCCTGGGGCTGCCGGAGCAGGATCCAGAGGCCATGACACGGGAGCAGG ctctgctctacCTCTTTGTGCTGCACGACCATGACCGGAGTGGGTGCCTGGACggtctggagctgctgcagctgctggggacgGTGCTGGCCCAGCGGGACAGGGGGCAGCCGGGTGCCGAGGCG GTGGCTGGGCTGGTGGACCGAGTCCTGGAGAGGCATGACCTGAATGGGGACGGGCTGCTTGACccacctgagctgctgctggcacccgGTGGGGGACAGGGACCCTTGGGGCAGCCCCTGCTGCAGACCCCCAAGGAGCCAGTGGCTGGGGCTGTACCCAGGGGGGACGCAGAGGTGCCAGGGAGGGACATGGGGGTGAATGTTCTGGGAGATGACCCAATGGTGGGACAGGCAGACCCCCAGGATGAAACCCCCCAGGATGAAACCATGGATGCAGAGGAAGCCCCTGAGACAGAAGCCCCCAACGCTGAAGCCATAGAGGCAGACGAAGCCCCTGAGGCTGGAGCCCCCGAGGGGGACCCTGGGGAGGGGTAG
- the CGREF1 gene encoding cell growth regulator with EF hand domain protein 1 isoform X1, translating into MPESPDPRPPQWYGAPRPPLSSCRPAAARGRRMRNPVVARLLVVLVVAAAAWAAPQAGGHSPKVPLPAMLDPDPDLLSLELLTPTLLQSAVQSLGLPEQDPEAMTREQALLYLFVLHDHDRSGCLDGLELLQLLGTVLAQRDRGQPGAEAVAGLVDRVLERHDLNGDGLLDPPELLLAPGGGQGPLGQPLLQTPKEPVAGAVPRGDAEVPGRDMGVNVLGDDPMVGQADPQDETPQDETMDAEEAPETEAPNAEAIEADEAPEAGAPEGDPGEG; encoded by the exons ATGCCGGAGTCTCCAGACCCCCGCCCCCCTCAGTGGTACGGGGCCCCCAGGCCCCCCCTCAGCAGTTGTCGCCCGGCTGCAGCCCGAGGTCGCAGGATGAGGAACCCGGTGGTGGCCcggctgctggtggtgctggtggtggccGCGGCAGCGTGGGCAGCCCCCCAAGCCGGGGGGCACAG CCCAAAGGTCCCCCTGCCCGCGATGCTGGACCCTGATCCTGACCTGCTGAGCTTGGAGCTGCTCACACCGAC gctgctccagagcGCGGTGCAGAGCCTGGGGCTGCCGGAGCAGGATCCAGAGGCCATGACACGGGAGCAGG ctctgctctacCTCTTTGTGCTGCACGACCATGACCGGAGTGGGTGCCTGGACggtctggagctgctgcagctgctggggacgGTGCTGGCCCAGCGGGACAGGGGGCAGCCGGGTGCCGAGGCG GTGGCTGGGCTGGTGGACCGAGTCCTGGAGAGGCATGACCTGAATGGGGACGGGCTGCTTGACccacctgagctgctgctggcacccgGTGGGGGACAGGGACCCTTGGGGCAGCCCCTGCTGCAGACCCCCAAGGAGCCAGTGGCTGGGGCTGTACCCAGGGGGGACGCAGAGGTGCCAGGGAGGGACATGGGGGTGAATGTTCTGGGAGATGACCCAATGGTGGGACAGGCAGACCCCCAGGATGAAACCCCCCAGGATGAAACCATGGATGCAGAGGAAGCCCCTGAGACAGAAGCCCCCAACGCTGAAGCCATAGAGGCAGACGAAGCCCCTGAGGCTGGAGCCCCCGAGGGGGACCCTGGGGAGGGGTAG
- the PREB gene encoding guanine nucleotide-exchange factor SEC12 isoform X2, protein MAPRRPAELYRAPFPLYTVRLHPQRPLAITAGGGGAAKTGIRNGVHFLQLEQIGGQLSASLLHSHDTETRATMTMALADDIIAAGQDASCHILRFSLQGPEAKSGSSGRDGSGEKGPRKRKGPSPAGQGGETQSQSSEVTVESLHSVRTDFSADALQKAVRFNADASLLVTGGADGFLRLWEFPSMKKTLEFKAHDGEIEDIALGPDNKVVTAGRDFQCCVWQRDQLVTGLRWNENLPGIPDKAYRYQACRFGAVADVAGALRLYTVQVPHKRERRPPPCYLTKWDGKSFLPLLTRPCGAEVISCLSLSDSGTFLGLGTVTGSVAIHIAFSLQRLYYVREAHGIVVTDMAFIPESRRGRELLGEHEAALLSVAVDSRCKLHLLPRRRSLPVWLLLLLCAGLIMATILLLQLAFPGFL, encoded by the exons CGGCGGGGGAGCCGCCAAGACCGGCATCCGCAATGGCGTG CActtcctgcagctggagcagatcGGGGGTCAGCTCAGCGCCTCGCTGCTCCACTCCCACGACACCGAGACCCGCGCCACCATGACCATGGCCCTGGCCGACGACATCATCGCGGCGGGACAGGACGCCAGCTGCCACATCCTCCGCTTCAGCCTCCAGGGCCCCGAGGCCAAGAGCGGCTCCTCCGGGCGGGACG GCAGCGGGGAGAAGGGCCCGCGGAAACGGAAGGGCCCCAGCCCGGCGGGACAGGGGGGGGAGACGCAGAGCCAGAGCAGCGAGGTGACCGTGGAGAGCCTGCACAGCGTCCGCACCGACTTCAGCGCCGACGCCCTGCAGAAGGCCGTGCGCTTCAACGCCGACGCCTCGCTGCTGGTGACCGGCGGTGCCGATGGCTTCCTGCGCCTCTGGGAG TTCCCCAGCATGAAGAAGACGCTGGAGTTCAAAGCCCACGACGGGGAGATCGAGGACATCGCGCTGGGTCCCGACAACAAG GTGGTGACAGCGGGACGGGACTTCCAGTGCTGCGTGTGGCAGCGCGACCAGCTGGTGACGGGGCTGCGCTGGAACGAGAACCTGCCCGGCATCCCCGACAAGGCTTACCGCTACCAGGCCTGCCG GTTCGGGGCAGTGGCGGATGTGGCCGGGGCGCTGCGGCTCTATACGGTACAGGTGCCCCACAAGCGGGAGCGCAGACCCCCCCCCTGCTACCTGACCAAGTGGGACGGGAAGAGCTTCCTGCCCCTGCTGACCCGGCCCTGCGGTGCAGAGGTgatctcctgcctctccctcag TGACTCGGGCACCTTCCTGGGCCTGGGGACAGTGACGGGCTCGGTGGCCATTCACATCGCCTTCTCGCTGCAG AGGCTGTACTATGTGCGGGAGGCACACGGCATCGTGGTGACAGACATGGCCTTCATCCCCGAGAGCCGGCGCGGGCgtgagctgctgggggagcaCGAGGCCGCCCTGCTCAGCGTTGCTGTGGACAGCCGCTGCAAGCTGCACCTCCTGCCACGCAGAC GCTCTCTCCctgtctggctgctgctgctgctctgtgccgGGCTCATCATGGCCaccatcctgctgctgcagcttgcCTTCCCGGGCTTCCTGTAG
- the PREB gene encoding guanine nucleotide-exchange factor SEC12 isoform X1 → MAPRRPAELYRAPFPLYTVRLHPQRPLAITAGGGGAAKTGIRNGVHFLQLEQIGGQLSASLLHSHDTETRATMTMALADDIIAAGQDASCHILRFSLQGPEAKSGSSGRDGSGEKGPRKRKGPSPAGQGGETQSQSSEVTVESLHSVRTDFSADALQKAVRFNADASLLVTGGADGFLRLWEFPSMKKTLEFKAHDGEIEDIALGPDNKVRVRGQRGPPGQSCPPPLVEPPPAPAVSAQVVTAGRDFQCCVWQRDQLVTGLRWNENLPGIPDKAYRYQACRFGAVADVAGALRLYTVQVPHKRERRPPPCYLTKWDGKSFLPLLTRPCGAEVISCLSLSDSGTFLGLGTVTGSVAIHIAFSLQRLYYVREAHGIVVTDMAFIPESRRGRELLGEHEAALLSVAVDSRCKLHLLPRRRSLPVWLLLLLCAGLIMATILLLQLAFPGFL, encoded by the exons CGGCGGGGGAGCCGCCAAGACCGGCATCCGCAATGGCGTG CActtcctgcagctggagcagatcGGGGGTCAGCTCAGCGCCTCGCTGCTCCACTCCCACGACACCGAGACCCGCGCCACCATGACCATGGCCCTGGCCGACGACATCATCGCGGCGGGACAGGACGCCAGCTGCCACATCCTCCGCTTCAGCCTCCAGGGCCCCGAGGCCAAGAGCGGCTCCTCCGGGCGGGACG GCAGCGGGGAGAAGGGCCCGCGGAAACGGAAGGGCCCCAGCCCGGCGGGACAGGGGGGGGAGACGCAGAGCCAGAGCAGCGAGGTGACCGTGGAGAGCCTGCACAGCGTCCGCACCGACTTCAGCGCCGACGCCCTGCAGAAGGCCGTGCGCTTCAACGCCGACGCCTCGCTGCTGGTGACCGGCGGTGCCGATGGCTTCCTGCGCCTCTGGGAG TTCCCCAGCATGAAGAAGACGCTGGAGTTCAAAGCCCACGACGGGGAGATCGAGGACATCGCGCTGGGTCCCGACAACAAGGTGAGGGTCAGGGGGCAGCGTGGGCCCCCCGGGCAGagctgccccccacccctggTAGAACCACCTCCAGCCCCCGCGGTCTCTGCGCAGGTGGTGACAGCGGGACGGGACTTCCAGTGCTGCGTGTGGCAGCGCGACCAGCTGGTGACGGGGCTGCGCTGGAACGAGAACCTGCCCGGCATCCCCGACAAGGCTTACCGCTACCAGGCCTGCCG GTTCGGGGCAGTGGCGGATGTGGCCGGGGCGCTGCGGCTCTATACGGTACAGGTGCCCCACAAGCGGGAGCGCAGACCCCCCCCCTGCTACCTGACCAAGTGGGACGGGAAGAGCTTCCTGCCCCTGCTGACCCGGCCCTGCGGTGCAGAGGTgatctcctgcctctccctcag TGACTCGGGCACCTTCCTGGGCCTGGGGACAGTGACGGGCTCGGTGGCCATTCACATCGCCTTCTCGCTGCAG AGGCTGTACTATGTGCGGGAGGCACACGGCATCGTGGTGACAGACATGGCCTTCATCCCCGAGAGCCGGCGCGGGCgtgagctgctgggggagcaCGAGGCCGCCCTGCTCAGCGTTGCTGTGGACAGCCGCTGCAAGCTGCACCTCCTGCCACGCAGAC GCTCTCTCCctgtctggctgctgctgctgctctgtgccgGGCTCATCATGGCCaccatcctgctgctgcagcttgcCTTCCCGGGCTTCCTGTAG